A region of the Acanthopagrus latus isolate v.2019 chromosome 18, fAcaLat1.1, whole genome shotgun sequence genome:
CTCACCGTCTGAAACCAAAAGGAGCCGCGTTATGAGCAACGGCGGCGGATTAACACAGTGACCATTTCCTCGTAAACACCCAGAGCACGTTGCACTCCTGCTGATATGTAATAAGGTTACAAAGAGGAGTAACCAAACAGTGAttaatttaacacacacacacacacacacacacacacacacacacacacacacacacacctgcgcTCGAGTACAATGCAGCTTAATGAATTGCTTCATAACCGTTAGCAAGGCTTTCCAGGTGCTGCTTAATGTAACTCTGTTAATTTAAAGGCAATGATGTGCAGCCCAGTGACTCCAGGTTTGTGTTTCACATCAGGGTTTCAACATAAAGAGCGTGGCCTCACATGGCATGAAACTTAATGTGTGGGACATCGGAGGACAGAGGAAGATCAGGCCCTTCTGGAAAAAGTATCTGGAACATACAGACCTCTTGGTGAGTGAATACACTAAGAATAAAgccatttaaatgaaacaatttcTGGAGGAACATTTGCTTTATTGTCCATCTGCAAGTGGACAACACAAAAAGCCATGTGGAGCCAGAAAAATCCTTCAcattaaattataataatacTTAAATACACTTACACACAATAAGTTGATTCAGATTGTTTATACTCAGTATGCTATACTATACTTATACACCATAATTTATGTTGATTGAAGTATTttgtaaaactgtattttgtgGAAATTTTTTGAAAGGTTGACAACTGTATCTTATATTTTCAGTTAACGCTACTGTATTGTACAGGAGCAGCTGTGTACTGAAAGAATCACAGACACCTTTAAGTCTATATATGCAGAATGCAAATGTTGAAGcccaaaatatatatttttttaatctttgtttaCGTTTCAGCATATTTTACTCTtatgtctttgttgtttcagATTTACGTCATTGACAGTGCAGACAAGAAGCGGTTTGAAGAGACGGGACTGGTGAGCTTGATGCACTGTTGTCGTTtttgcacacaaatacactctGAAAGGCACCATATCAAAATTACCTGAAGTTAATTAAAGGTCACATATTGTACAAAGTGAGATTTCCGGCTATACAGAAACTGTGAAAGTGTCAAATAATCATTCCACTgagaaatacacacaacacaacacaacacaacacaaactgtgcCCTTAAACGAGCTGTTGGGACTTCAGtaacattgtgatgtcacagcaacaCATTGTCAACCCCCAGCATGGCtgtaaatgcaaaaacaccatTTGTgttcaggcctgtgagagctgaccaaccAGAACAGTCTGGTTTCTCAGTGGGAGCGCCTTAAAGGGACAGGCACCAAAACAGAGCgttcagacagaaacatttgttttttgaacatttaagcatgtaaacattttattattgaGACACAAATGGTATGAATCTGAACAACAATATAGATGAAAatctttgtttagtttttaaagaaaagtcaATAACCTAACAAAAATCTCATGTGTGCAGGAGCTGTCTGAGCTGATCGACGAGGAGAATCTAAAGGGCGTTCCAGTGCTCATCTTTGCCAATAAGCAGGATCTGGCCACAGCGTCACCGGCCAGTGAGATCGCCGAGGGACTCAACCTGCATACATACCGGGACCGTGAGTGGCAGATTCAGGCCTGCTCAGCTGTGTCTGGGGAGGGAGTTCAGGTCAGACCTAGCCGCaacattgatttattgatttctcCTCTGACGGAGCCTAATTAGCCATATGAACGTTGTCCCTGCTTTTCCTGCTGTACTATACTGTGCTgaaaatcagactttttttctaTCACCAACCTCTCTTTACCTTATAAGTTTCATGGTTTTGACTATTTACGCTCTTCAAACTGTAGAGCTTGAGTTTGACTTTCATTTCCCCCCAAACAGGATGGCATGAACTGGATTTGCAACAATATTGTGAATAAGAAGAAGTGAAGACACATCAGGAACAACTGACCAGAGTCAAACAGAGAATCAGCATCACAAAAGGGATTTGACACATATTTTGCTTAATTTAACATCAACACTTTACCTGTGACAAGTCACAGATTTGATTCTTTTTACAATTTGTATAATTTTTATGAACATTTTGCAAATGTAAGTGATTCAAATGAAGATGTTGGCTACAATAAGTGAATTGGCCACTTATCAATCCCTGTTCTACCCtaaatatgtatgtttgtgttccCCTTAATACCGAGGATTTGTCTGGTGAATTTGTGTGCTTTCTtgagaaaaaaactaaagctGTGTGTGTAGCCATGTAGAACTGTTGGGGTTTGTCAGTTACCTAGACACCAGTTCAGTGTGAGTGTAACGTATGTGTTTTGAGATTTTTGACAATAAAATGATTAGTCATTTGTGCTGTTTTGATTTCAAGTCTTGGCCATAAGCAATCAgattctacaaaaaaaaattatacaaacATGCACGAACAAAAGCCAATCCAAGGTCAAgtaatggtttaaaaaaactgtcgctgacagacagaaaacatgtgaGTGGCTCTAAATGCCAACCTTTTCATGAGTGACAGGAGAAACAATAACAAGCTGATCCACTCCTGCTCAGCTGTCAACTTGCTTTATTTCCACAAGAAGATGACAAGCACTTACATTgtacatggagagagagagagagagagagactaatTGAAAGGCGAGAGTGAGAGAGTAAAGAGTTTACAATTATACACCCGCGTGGCAGAACAAGATATGAAATCTTCAAGgcacagcagaacaaacagtgCAAGAAATTACACGCAGAGAGGCTGACTAATTTGCAGCAGggagactttttttctctctttcctaatgttttttttttacatgtaaattCTTCTGGAACTGTCACATAGCATGGAGTTTCTCTTTGTCAGGAGCCCCTTTCACAGAGGTGCTTGGCCATCTGACACATCTGTATCAAACTGTGAACACTTTGCTCTCACAGCAGAAATACAAATAGTCTACTTTGTGAGAGCAACTCTGGCATTAAATCCTTCCTCGCCTTTTGTCCCGAGATCTAAAACAAGAGCACGGTTCACATCATGTGTTTCAGAAGACGTTAACCAACATGTGGTCTGTCTCTACTGAGATGACAGCAGTCAGGAGGTTCACAgccctgttttctttctccacttATTTGTCCTTAACATTAACCTTGGTGTAGGCTTAGTCCTCTTTTCAGCCATTTTGGCTCTACTCTGCTGCAGTTGGATTTAATGGATCTTTTGTGTCTATTGTCTTGAGCTGTAATTAACCATCTGAAAGCACTATAAAATCACATGAGCTGGCAGGCTTTGTTCTGTGTCCTCTACATGAAATTATGctaattaatattttttcatttttcttttgtctggtATTTATGAGTGTATTttaggaggggaaaaaaacagctcccTGGCTTACTTGCTGTATGTGTTaccaaaatgtatgaatattgAATCATCTCCATGGTAACTAAAATTTGATGCAAgtcccaaaacatttttttttttttttttttttaggcatcAGCTCCTGTTGAGGGAGCACAGCAGGGGGGGTGTGGGACCAATTACAACTTGTACTAGAGGACCATTATGGCTGTTTGAAAGAGACCAGAAGGCACAGGAgcagagctgatggagagaTGAGTCTGCtctttgcagtgtgttgttCAGTGTTGCTTCTTGTACCAACAGGTGGCAGTATTAGAGAGCCTGATATCAGTGCTGGtgaagaggtgtgtgtggtttgagACACTCCGATTGCGTGAACTGCCACCCTAAAGCCTGAGTTAGATACAGATATGTTTTATTCTTGCACagttaacaaaaacaatgcCAGTTAATGAAAGATGGATTTCATAAAAGCTACAGGTCATATGAGTGTTGTGTGGCTTTAGTTATGGGTATACTTAAAACTAATCTCACTGTCATCTGTTAACACATCCCAGTATCTCCATTTGTATACTTTAACGCAACGGTGCTCAAACATTGTTCCTCagagggccaaaactgaaacctAATGGGGGGGCCATGggccaaaagaaaacaaagtgtcaCTCTGGCTGCTGTGCCAATTGTGAATGTATTTACATACCTAAGGAGCATTTCAGCTGTGATTAAcattgatttatatttaaaagtgATTTGTATTATGATCATTTTATCTCAGAATAGGGCCAGCTGTCGACAAGTAATATACAGTCGGCCTAGATATTGCCTTGTTATGGACAACCATTTTCTGGACCACCTGTGAGACCATAATTCATTGCCTTATTTTGGCAGAGTATGAGCGGACCGTGTGGCCTATCACTGGGCTGGACCAATTTTTTGCACATGACAAGGTCTTTTGCATAAAACACGATGTACATAAGTTTTAAAATTCATCCAAATTTGCAGACGAATCTCTGCTCTCTGTATAGTGAGACACCCATTTTTCCTTGCCCACTGTGTAAAgagatattttttctttgatgaTTCTTACAATTTCACATGAAAACGTAACTTTACTCATGTGGACAAATTGTTTTGGGGCTTGAAATGGTTTCAGCAAAGTCTCAGGCTTACACAAGTAGGAGTGTCTAATTAGGTTCCGTCAGAAgagaaatcaataaatcaatgttGGGACTAGGTCTGACCTGAACTCCCTCTTCAGACACAGCTGAGCAGTCTGCCACTCACGGTCCCGATATGTATGCAGGTTGAGTCCCTCAGCGACCTCACTGGccagtgaaacattaaaaacattttttaaatcagaataggaaacacacaattttaaatgttcacgtaatgtgaatgttttcatgttttcatgctcCATGCTTTTCTCAATATTCATGCCATGCCGCAAATCAGCTTCTGTCTGGTGAACGCAGACGCAATCTTgagctgatgtgatgtcacatccATGCTATTGGCCCCATCAGCAggtgttgccatggaaacccCCCCTCTGTTATTCGTGGTCCAGCAGCCACCTCTCTTGTCctccatttctttcattttccccAAGCTGTGCTCATCAAAAGAAAAGCCTGCTCAGAGAGACAGGACAACAGCACACTCCAGGTAGGAACAAAAGACACGGCGTCTGTGTTTGGTTGTCTGTTAAGGAGATAATTAGCCTGCTGCTTTTGAATACATGGAGGTGATGTTGCTGTGATGAATAAtgttggatttctttctttattgtcacacagaaatgtattgttttaaattgaaaataacacaaagttTTAAAATGCCATTCTTCTTCTGTCAATTTCACCTTTAGCTCCGCCTGAACTCAAATTATCACTGCATCTTATTAATGTgggtgtttctctgtgtctgtggcaaACCAAACTGAAAGATGTCTTCCTCCTTAAAGCTACCGCAAACTGTCCCCGAGCCACTGAGGGCACACATCCGTCCCTTCACGCCAGAAGTTGCCCTCCTGGCCTCCACGAATCCACAGTCACCCACCATGACTCCTCCGCCCAGCTCTGCCCCGACGGCCTCCAGCCTCCTGAGCACCACCATCGCCACCACGCTGCTCCCGTGGGAGGAGGTGCACATACAAGTGCACACCATCCTGATTGTCGTCATCTTTTGTGTCGTCTGTTTGCTGCTCCTTCTCGCCTTCTTCTACGCCTTCTGTTTCCACTGCTCCATCAAGTCGTCCCCTAAAGACTCGGACAACAGGTGCAGCATGGAGCGCGAGGACGCCACGTATAAGCGCAGCTCCTCCGATAACCAGTCGGTGGGGAACGTCGTCTGACACCGGCCCAGAATGTCTGATGTCTGACATGTCtatgaatgtatttatgttagggctgtgttgttttggtggcATGTGCAGATGTGTTGCAGCAGACCGTGGTTACTAATTCCCGTACATTGATTTAACTCCTTGAAGTGATATTGATTTGCTCCTGATTGATTTGCTGCATTTGCTGAGGGCATTAAGAGATCAGATGCAGGCGCACATGCATCCATGTCGCaagagcagcacacagacacagcaaaaCATATCCCACATCCACGACAATGAAGATGTGTTCAATAAAAGACAAGTAAAAACCTGCAGATGTGAGTCTGGATACCGATGCCTTTGAGTGACaggacaaacaacagcaaacagatcCACATGTGGCTCAGCAGTCATCTAGCTTCACTTCCACTGAGCTGACAGGTGTTTACATTGTGCCGCGGCTGTGTGCATCTGACGAGACTGACACAGAGCGATGGATTCAGACAAGCAAGACAAAGGGGACAGGAGAGATTCAGAGTGATTTTATTCAGGGAATGAAACAAGACGTCAAAACTACAGAACAAAACGGTGTAGAAAATCACAGAGTTTGAGTCCAGCGGAACCACGCTGGCAGCGGTACTGAGACATGTTACACAATGGGTGACTAATGAGAAGTATTAATTGGAGGGTTGTCTGCTCACTTGTagggtttttttgttaaagCTCCGAGGCAGCTGTTTGAACCGATCAAAGTCAGAAATCAGCCGCGATTGATTTCTGTATTGTCAGAGCTAAATACGTACTGATGATGTTACCGTGCAACAAAACACCCGCAAGGCCCTCTAGAAAATGTCAAGTGCTCCAGACTAGTACGCAAGAactccaccaaaaaaaaaggctaaaataaGAGCAAAACAGCACTCCTATCCAACCTAACATTGGCCTAACATTCAAAGCT
Encoded here:
- the arl3l1 gene encoding ADP ribosylation factor like GTPase 3, like 1 isoform X4 translates to MGEAQKGLLSVIEKLKGSTEQEVRIVLLGLDNAGKTTLLKSLASEDVNTITPTQGFNIKSVASHGMKLNVWDIGGQRKIRPFWKKYLEHTDLLIYVIDSADKKRFEETGLELSELIDEENLKGVPVLIFANKQDLATASPASEIAEGLNLHTYRDREWQIQACSAVSGEGVQDGMNWICNNIVNKKK
- the arl3l1 gene encoding ADP ribosylation factor like GTPase 3, like 1 isoform X2, coding for MVFRVLPRPLHSSIQQGLLSVIEKLKGSTEQEVRIVLLGLDNAGKTTLLKSLASEDVNTITPTQGFNIKSVASHGMKLNVWDIGGQRKIRPFWKKYLEHTDLLIYVIDSADKKRFEETGLELSELIDEENLKGVPVLIFANKQDLATASPASEIAEGLNLHTYRDREWQIQACSAVSGEGVQDGMNWICNNIVNKKK
- the arl3l1 gene encoding ADP ribosylation factor like GTPase 3, like 1 isoform X3 — protein: MGEAQKQGLLSVIEKLKGSTEQEVRIVLLGLDNAGKTTLLKSLASEDVNTITPTQGFNIKSVASHGMKLNVWDIGGQRKIRPFWKKYLEHTDLLIYVIDSADKKRFEETGLELSELIDEENLKGVPVLIFANKQDLATASPASEIAEGLNLHTYRDREWQIQACSAVSGEGVQDGMNWICNNIVNKKK